CCAACCAGTTTCGAGTATTttacgtgcaaacattcacaTCTTCGttcatttagtttagtttataacagtgtttaaatactaTTTAGAATGAATTAGTGATGTTTTAAAATCACCATTAtcacaatctggagtaaaatttagatagtatcTTTGTTATTGATATTTGCATTACATTTAATCAAGCactgtaaacttaatattttatcaaatttgaatgtaaataaatgtttcagctTCTTTGATGACCTTCAGTTGGAAGTGTCAACAACCAAAaatttagtgtcagttaaatttggtccataaaacataaatattatcgtTATTTTACAGTGTTATTAATTATTCTGGGAAACCTTTCCTAACTTCCTCTTTATataaacattccaaaatattcaatgattaaatacataaaaaaattactaaaattgatTCACCCGTTCTCGACATTACCGCTTAGTAACACATTTAAGTATCAATTTGTTTATTAGACAAGTAGCTTTTTCCTCTGGGAATTCTTCCGAATTGGATTCCAGCCCCTGTACAATTCTCTAAACTGGAATCTTAGAAGTGTTATTGACCAAGTAAATagctatgtttagttttttattaaaattcaaacaaaattaaataccgtagtattctaaaaaaaattatcaaatatacgGGTAAAAATCTCCATATAATATTACTCTGATACAGTTTCTAAGTATTGCAAGTTTACATGTGAGTTTACCTCGCTGCTTCCGCTTCACCGCGGCAGGAAGTTTGTTCTGCTTGGTGTTCCGCTCATGCAAATGTATTCCTCCCTAATCGGTATTTACAGTTTATTACGATATAAAAAGTTCTTGAAAATTATAGTATGATTGGATACCAAAGTTATTATTTGACATATATCCTTGTTAGACGactcacataaaaaattaaaaagacacCAAAGCATGCAATTACGATGCCGATGAGAACGACTGAGCGGCGAGCGCCAGCAGACTTTTACCTGGTAATAAAAATCGTTATCGTCTATTATCTGCAAATAGAATTATATAGCAAATGTAATAGCAAATAACCTTCTAACTTTTTATCTCGCTTCTTTATCTTTAGTAATGCATTTTGAGTAACATCTATTTAATGTCAAAAAAGTGGGAGATGAGTGAACTGTATACAATCACCTTTagcattgaaacatttaaatgcgctgctttaattattttttttatctgctACGTATGTCTCTATGCTTTCAACGGtagcaaaatataatatgaatctTATAAAccatttctttagaaaattaaacacaaacCACTAAACGTACGTATTACGATGTCCAATGCTTTAATAAATGCTTTTGGgctgtatttaattaatacagaCTGGAGAGGGATGAATGGCATTCCAGGATTCCTGAAATAACTAGTGGTCATTGAAGATAACTGCATCTCTGGAACCTGTTCTGAATCGTTTAATGGCAATGCTTAATATTAAAtgtgttgaattttatattaatatatatatatatatatatatatatatatatatatataaaacacaaatttcataaaaataagtccTATAAGaacagataaataaaacagttcCCTATAAATAGGTCTAACATGAATGTCTATGAAAATTCTATGAGTTTCTTATAAATATTGGTCATCTAAATATGAATATTGTCTAATAATAGTTGACACAATATTCATTTGGTTTGCTCTCGtatataatacaaagtaaaatgaATTTCTAAAGAGCAATCTATATGTTGACTAACAATAGTCATACAATGCAACGAAATGTTAAATGTAGTCAACAGTGTATGATATTTAATACTACACAGTAATGAAGGGAGAATACAAGACACAGGTACATGTGTGGTGTGTCTTCGCGGAATGAATTACATCGGCAACTCACACACAAGATACATTGGTATCCTGTGTTCCATATTCATTCACGCTTTCTCTCCCTCACACGTGAACATTCCCTATGAGCCTTAAGTAAATTAAGTCAGAGTAATTCGTATCGAAGAAAAATCGGTTACTCAACATCAAgttcacaaatttattattttattctacttgCATCCCCTTTTGAAAcacacgaaataaaaaataaactttatgggTACAATGTTTagttttgcataaaataatttaacaaataaaataacctatTATATATAGAAACAATAGAGGTTGTGTCAGTGTATATAGATAAGGCATAACAGCAAGTGCATTCAATAACCGTAACaactttatttcaataacatGGTAAATAATTGTAGAAACATTATTCTTTATAGATGTCCCATCTTTGAGTAAAATTTAATGCAGAAACCGAGTATTTTTCTTTATATGAAACCAGGGTAGTGTGCTTGTACGGACTGGATCGCTCAGCAGCCACcgatccaagcagcagccacgctcgacgatGCTTGACTcagttatcttgcaataaccgccGTCCCCGCTAAATTGTGACATTTGGCTTCTTGtccatatagaaatgaatttgcatataaatttaaatgttaaaagatgaattatttcttaagatatcttgctacatgtaTATTACACATTTACATCTTCTTCTTTATagtaggtttcatagcagtgtacaaataatacaagttttgGTGAGTTAATGGGGGTGCAtataacgtaaaatttaatttttaatctgttgTTTTTCTCTTacctatatgaataaaaatttcacacgCTGAAACCTCATATGTTACTcagttatttacaaattattttcttctaCTATTTTTTAGTTGTCATCGAGTTTACCAATAACACCaatattcgataacgctcagcaaaatcctatgaagtgacatgcgccatcattgaaatcagtgttgctaatataaaaatactccaagctaaatttcaagtctataaatcaGTTCGGGAAGTCCATAGCACTCCCGTATACCTgataaatgttcattttttattttagaaaatttgtcCACTGCCATTTTTAAACATCACCATATGTCAAAATACTGAGTAtagcatatttatttgtttaataattatacacGTGTTTTGCAAATTTATAACTCACTAATGTGGGAAACCAAaaagtaaatttctaaaaaattttaaatctagttCGATTTGTtcttcataacattttttaaatatgatatggCTCATACGTTTTCTAAATGTCATATATGCATTTGTTTGAAATGGATTCATGctcttaaaaaacatttatttgtgttctataaaaattaagatggacgggattttgcaaaattttaaaagacgAACAACTTgtctaacataatataaattcattgCACATACCGAACTCCTCCAACACCTATCCAGCGCACCTATTGCCCAGGAATAAAGAAAAGATTTGCATAAACTCACAAATTGCTTTTTGAGACGGAAAGAGACGTTTACCCAAAGAAAGCAATTGATTATCAGAAGAGCAAAGTTTTGTTTAGGTAGCACAGAAATAGAAGGGTATGTAAaaaccaaaaatgtaattttataactttgttcattaataatatttttttagattacacaCTTACTACTATATAATACTAAACCTGTATCATGTAACTGTATAAAAAGCAACTAGTTTGCAAAAATAGGTAGCTTTCATTATCTGTATCTAGATGTCtgagatataattattatttgtgtcCGAGTGTTGGATTTCAGTGTGTCACGCTTTTGCGAAAAATACCGATACATTCGCATTTCGACTTCCTCCAAAACAAGTGTGGCTAATGAACGATTTCTCTTTTACTGAAAATTACTCAatcgattttaagaaaaaccaggttgtgtacTCATACAGTACAATTGGCTCTGGACTCTGTACTGTGAGATTTGTAGGGATCAGTACAGTTGAGTACATAATGTGTTAACAGCTCCGTGCTGTATCCCATACCCTGCTTAAGGTAATATAAACTCTATACACTTTATGAAAAACTATGCTACAAATTTAAGTACGGAGATTTATATGTATATAGgagtaaatgtttattaactatACTGTCTCGCTTCAAGTGATTTGGCCaatattatctataatataagTAAAGACACAAAATTTCAGCTAATAAAATTTctcgtaattatatatttttctacctACACCtaacataaatattgtgttaGGTAGATTTTATTCGGTCACTATTTATATCTGTTTATATAAAGTACGTAtaggttttattcaaaatatgcgtaatttataaataacaaaaacgaTATCAGTGAGAAAGAAGTGTATGGTGACGCGTTTACAGATAGGGACGTAGTTATTAGTTAATTGATATTGACAATCCGGTCTGTTACATCGTTTTACGGTTTCCAGCTTATTGCGTTAAATTTGTGATATGTGGTGATATTGTCAGTGCTGcatttattatagttaatattatcCACTGAGtcaaactataaattaatcaagCGGTCTGACccatgtaattataataataacaagtgCGATCATTTTAGGCACAATAGtagattttttaattgtgttgaaaAGACACATTAAAAACTGAATACACATATTGAATAATGGTGGAAAGGACACTTGCTTCCACAAACACAACCAAATCCGGCCGATCTGAAACCCCAGTATAAACACTCGTTCGCTGTAATGCACATGTGGATGTCTAGTAAGAAAATACCTTAATTTAATCTTTTCCAAACGGCCTAGACATGAATCTGttattaatgtgtaaataaaatacttgtttttatgCTTCATTTCTCTAAAAAGTTTCGTTGTAAAAAGGAATTATGATACcatgtatatttactttttcGAGCCTTTTCTATTATACgatgaatttcttaaaatacttGCTGTATAGACACaatgatataaaagtatattgatattttactaattcGTTCGTTTCCGAAGCCCGTGCATTTCTTATGTGTTTGTTGTGAAAAATccgttcatttaataaatattctcatCGATTCAAGTAAAGTCCAGTGTGATGACAGTAAAGTAAGATAGAGGGAGGCAAAGTCAGAACGGTTGTGTTACAGTTGATATTAGCACATGCCCTTTGGCCACAGTTCAAATTGCATTGCGGGCAACAATACAGTTTTTTGATTGATTATAAAGCCTTGTCACAGAGGACTGGTAGCCTTCTTGAcagtaaactaaataataaataaaatattacaaaaataatttgaacataggaaattctttaatttttatttaatgaaccgCCTTTACAATTTGTCTTACAGTCCAGGCTCGGAAACCTCCAAACATCGATTGTGATTCCTAtgttttaaactgtacatttttcaatttattcgcAGAACAGTTGTATTCTTTGGGATGTTCTCTCTTTTTTTCTCCaaagaattgtttaaataaataaaaatgcttgaATGGAAAATCTTGTTCGTACgaaataaaatttgcttttattcctaaaatttttataactatcaaAGATTAATTTAactacaatcaatattttttccCAATAAGCACTTCCTTCGTCAATACTACAAATGCGTCCAAATAAGTAAAATTCGTGTAATTGGAGAGCTACTTTATACTCACtaagttttataaacattggcaatagcctaatttattttcaataagtagAGATTTCCAAAACAGATATTACTCTACCAAAACTTGAATTTGAATCCTTTTATTGCAGGGCAAAGTTTATACACGCACAGATAAACATCTTATCTCTAAatgggtttttaattaattgtattgcattCCAATAATACCGAAAAGTATCACTTTTTCAACAGTTCATCAGTTGAACAACTGAAGAAATCGTCATACGGACTGGTAGTGccaagacaattaaaaaaaaattgttttgactgACAGAGAACATAACGACTCTCCTTTTTCATGACGTTAGTACGGCTCTTACGATTTAACCAATGTTTCCAatcttaatataacaataatcataCGTTTAAAAATCTTagatttataattcaattatggtgtatattttaataacaaatttatacgtaaatagtaaaactaatttGTGTAGATTTAGCCTCGATAGCAAAATGACAAAATCCATCAACGATAAATCACAAGTTGAGGTAGCGCCAGTATGATGATCTACTTCACCCTGGGGTTGGACACAGAGATTAAGTGGCTCGAGTTTGACTTACGACTCTTGTCTGAACTCGGACTAGCATCGTTTATTCGGTAATAATCGATTATTGGTTGATTTTTTCTTACGAGATGCATAATTTGATCATCCCATGATTTGTAAggcttaatttttatactttgtaaCTATATGGTAATAACCATAACCAGACATTTATGAAGTGGTGCAGTTAATTTATAATAGCTTTGGAAGAGAATGTAGTGGAATTACATGAGGATTTACGTCTTAATATTGTCCTCTaacaaacaaatagtttatttacataatctaaatatattagACTATTAGCCTACGAATAGTATAGACGAGTGTcattatttttagaatgtttGATTTAGGTCATTAATTACCCTCAGTCaccagaaatataaatgtaattcaactcataataatttataagagaCAATACATTTcatgaatacattatttaataactgACATTTTCGGTGTTTGATTATCGAGCAGGTTCATTTGATattcaaataatgtataataataaataattcacacTGTAATTATactcaacattttattattatcagtgAATTTGCATGTATTCCTGAAATACtcgttttttaattgattctaaCCAGTGCATTTTTAGGAAAGTACTTTGAAATTTGaagtttgataaataattatttattagaaaaaatttaggtattttatacTGAATTTTCTGAtgatggaagaaatattcttccgtataatataataaaataatattattttactaagagCCTCTTTGAggaaatttaataagttatttcaATCTTGGCAAAGGCAGCCAATAAATTTAGAGAGAACTTGTATGGAAGAGAAAGGTCGGTATTCTGATTCTCCGTGATGGTTGTTGCTTAGCAACCAACAAATTAAGTCCTCTTCATTAAATTCCACCTATAAATTATTGGTATTGTAACAATGAGCACATTGTGTGCCTATATGACGTCATGGTGGCGGAGTGACGCCTCTGTTCGAAACTTGGTCCTTTCAGTTTATCAGGAGATGAATAAATTTGCAGAGTGGTAATTAGATATAGAGTGGTAATcatatatgattgtttaaaatttaaataaagctcacatttttctattttattctgatctatttttacatttacacaacCCTACTATTACAGGTGTTACATAAAGTATTGTAACATTGATTCAATTCTAAATGatacttgcttataccacaaatGTATCAACtatgtgttttctaaaatatattcatacgtataacatttaatgttgtcctctaacaaacaatatgtatattttcaaaattctaaatatattagaCTATTAACCTACGAATACTATAAACGAGTGTCACTGTTTATAGAATGTTTGATTTAGGTCATGAATTAGTAGCCCAGGTACcgaacatataattataattcaactcagaataatttataatagaaaatgtaatttatattaataatatactatttactaactgacttaaaatatgtttaatattatcttGATGACATGCATAAACTAGAGAGCGCGTATACGAAACATGCAttataataacacataataaatacgATTAAATACGATagctaatataatttattcatacttGGTATCAATCAAGCCAACTGATTGATTGTACACAAATAGGCCTAAATGAGTTCGTAAACAATCTTTTTTGCTTTATGGCCAACAGGCTATTTACActtcttaaaactgttttaacggttatattttatattaaatatcaatttaatgaAAGAAGTCGTATTTCACACACATGTAACAGTTTTACTCAAACTTTTAACCTATATAGGTATAGCAATTCTGTACATAACTTAAgtgcttgtaaataaaaattttagttttaaggagGTAGACTTTTCAATTCTAAAACAAAGTGTAtgtaaaaataccatatattattttaattttcaaaacatttttggttattatatgattttgttaATATGGTAACCGTAAATCAATTCTTCCTCTATTCTGCATGTGGTACATACTACTTTAACTGTTAACACTTCACTAGCTATTGTACACACGGATACCCTTACAGCTCCACTATCGAAATCATACAGAGGTTACGTGTCTACAAATCCAACCCAATTATGTCTTGGGTGTATTAACTAATCAAACAAAGGAAAAGGTAATGATTGAATGATTTTAGAGTGATACAAGTTGACATTGAAAGGCTTGTGAACTATTTAAAGATGTTGTTGTGTACTTGATTCAACCAGAACAGCATAACCCATGATCTGTGCACTATTGGGTAATACGATTGACTCTGTCGAAGAGTGTAACAGATGCTGGATTAGACTGGAACTGTATAAGGATCACCAGGTAGGTAGTCACCGAACTTGCAATCTGGAATTGCAACACAGAAATTGTTACTTGTCATCAATTATAATTTcattgcatattattattatttgttttgtttataaggGGACCGGCTTCtccttgttaaaaaaaattaaattaaaattattctttgagaTGTTTATAGAAATGGGAAATTCAGTGACCTGAAAATGAATGGTTAACAAGCGATAAAGCTTAACTATGCGACAGAATTCTCGATATGAGTAATTTCGTGCAAACTTATCCTCACTTATGTCATAAACCCGTGTCGGGAGATACAGAGCTCTGAAACTGCTTGAGAATCAATGCAGGTCACAAAATAGCTCAATATGctttatgtaattattactttGCTTCTTCATAAAAGATAGGTAGTTCACATTGTATGAAATAAGACTACGACTCACCCATGTACCACACAAATACTTCCCtgaagttgcatgtaaaattttaaatctatagctgaTTTCATTTTCAAGGTTTTCCTGCGGATATAAAGGCACAAAtccgtaaataaaataaatttttaagctcCCAGGACAGAAAAATTGTGCCGGCTTACTAAATGAAGGGCTTCAAAGGCGCTCTgtcaaatccatggatacacatGATCCTTCATAGACAAAATTCTTGTATATGTACCATCTTCCGTACAAAACTTATAGTATATAGCAGAAAACAAGGCTTCCTGTGAATAAGTAAACAATACAAAGGCCCAGCTAATTTACACAGAGGAACATACcgattaataaatcaataatgtcGTCTAagtgaaaaatctttaaattcaaacttaatgTCTATAACTCAATTTACTCTTTGATATCCAGCAAAAACAGACAGGCAGGCAGATACATAGTGATGTAGATATACTTAACTTTGGTGGCTATGCCATTCTCTTGAGGTGACCTAGAGCGTTTGCAACACTTATCCAAATCTCGTGGTGGGACATTCATCGCCATTTAACTCtattttgtctatataaaaataaacttatacaataGAGTATTAAATGATAGATTATAACGAAAGTCTTACCCACCAATCCACGAAAAATACacgttaaaatgttatgtaaatgtatacaattctgtttaaaaatttgtttattttatgatttctctcgttgacatcatggttacccataaacaAGCGTGAAAATGTTcgtatggagtgacatgcaccatactCGAAATCGATGTTGCCAATATtgatatgaagcttcatgcaaagctTGACGTAGGTACtttattattaggataacataccaaacttaatgttttttaatgtttaattcagcAACCCTTGTACTAGAACAAATCGAGAGAGATAATAAACAGCTGAGTATTGTTGGTCAGCTGAGCGTATATATATTTTGGCAGAATCGAGATAGATATATGAGCAGCTGAccattgttggacagctgagcgtatgttggaAAATGCTTGCgattgcaatattttgtaatattgtgttGTGTTTAGATGTTGTATGAAAAATGTCGTACCAATTGATATTCTGGCTTATTGAAGTCATTGGTTTATAAACGAAGATAAGCTTCGAGTCTACAGGTCAGCTCGATATATAGTGCGGACAGACGGATAAAccaacatacatacaaacattaaatttttctagAACTCGAgtaataggtttcgctaacgctcagcaattCCAAAACAATCGAGGTGAAGCACGATCTGGTGAGTTGTGAGCAGCAGAGGATTTCAAATCCTCACAAcacattaaaattcaataaacttttacatcaattaattaatatttgtgtaattagaTGACGTCACTTGTtctgttttgaaatgtaaaataccaATCAATTATACAATTGTTCTTCATAATGATCCATTGTATAAGCTGTTTctgaattattttacatattcaattttaatttatttcatattattgacttTTAATTACTGGTTTTTAAGTTGCTATTATAATAGACGTTCTCTTATTTCTCGTTATAGGTTATAGTTTATTCTATTGTTATTCTATCTTCTCATGTGTACGAGTATTATTCCTAAAGGtgatatattaactttatatattatattatggatATGTTCCACATCGGTGTACTGTTTCCTCGTGCACTTAATAAAGTGCGTTGTACTACATAGAGAGCAATAAAGAAATACTGACACTAATGCTACCTTTCCCGTTAAACTAATATCaccaatacaattattttctgatcttctatagtaaataatatgcAGTCTTATTGGTACTTGCTATAGAAAGTCCTTAGCTAATTCTATACTCAGTCTATACGCTCCTGACTATAGCTGTCAGTgttcttaaattacttttttccttAATCTAACTCACATAAGCAAAGCTACATGGGTGAATcggttattataattaattttataaaactatgatCATAAGAGGAATTACTTGATTTATAAACAGTAAGGATATTTTTCACTGCACGAATATTGAGAACTATATAAAACTAGGATTGTTACTTACTGAAGTTAGAATATGACTGCGAACAAAGAAAAACCCTCGAGCAGAGAGTTGAGCATTGTGGTAAAGCAGTTGAAGCAAAAATAGTTTCAGCTGTAACAATATTgtgattaagtaaataaatttgcttcatataataatatatagatagtTACATATTACTAAACGTGGTTATGTTATAATTTCATAACAAGGATTTGATAATACAGTTTTAAGTCTCATATTggtattaacacattcactgctaacctgtaaaaaaaattttacatcgTACCCgtgtttaagatttttataaaacaaatcttacctTTATGCTGTGATTAGACGTCTGCGATGGATAAAAGCAGCTTCCAATAAGCGTATTATGAATATcagaaacaatattaaataacactCGCATCTTACAGTGAATGTCCTTGATTAGCATCGGTCGCCACTTTATCCTTTGTCAAGTTGAACACTGTTggagataaatttatttttacatttatgatatttaagtttatgtcactgattatatatattttacggtattgttaattatattacgTTATGCTTCCTTACACAAAGTTTATACACGAATGATGCCTGGTTTCGAGAAGGTTGTATAAGGCACATGAACTTTTAAAGAGTATTCGAGACGTTAACTGTTGCaagaaaaagtacaaataaaataatgataaatttatatactatatatatatatatatatatatatatatatactatatatatatatatatatactatatatatatatatatatatatatatatatatatatatatacacatataatagCTATAACTCTCAGTTATTTGTATAAGTTTGTATGATTATTCCGAATGTGACACATGTAATAACATTGGTGGTTAATAGCGTGTTATTGCGATAGGTATAAACAGAGCTATATCAAAGAAAGAGAGAATTGTTACATTCACTGAATGTCTTAATATGAGAattgttagaattttaaaacattacttgtTGGTAGTTTTCTTTTATCACAACTTATCACATATGAAATAACATATATtacttcaaaatgaaaataaactgaaGAGCATTGAAACATAGttctgtatgtaaaatattttcaaatattacctGTTTCCTGATATTCTTACTCAAATCCCTATTCAACAGTCGGCATATCATGGGCGCTGTCTCGTTTGcctgaaaacattaattaatatcaGAAAAGAATATATCttgattttatcattattttagatagtattttatagttactgtattaagttaatttttattttatataatacgcaTATATAAAACATGATGGTGTTCTTAGCAATGtactttgaataaaatttactCATATCTCAGTGTTTctacaaaattactagttatACAAAGAACTGATACCAATAAATTTTCGTTCAGagccttaatttaaaaataattcccaCTTAAATGTGAGCCGTCGTATGGaatcttaatatattaaacagtttaaacaatAATGATGAAAATACTCGTTACTATTAGGTATGATAGACAGAAATTACTTAACACGTATATTTTAGCTACAATTAATACATAGACTTAGAATCAACAATTTATTGGACAGATTAATTATTCTCAAAAGGTATTCAAGAAGTATAAATAATCAGTGACGTCATACAGCATCAGTGACGTCAGTGCTGGGTCGCACCAGTAGAACCAGGTGGGAGATGTGGGTGATGGCCCAGACCCCTTGCATCACCAGGAATGATGCCTGCCCCGGCCGCAAGTGAAGGAACAGATAGTAGAGGGTGATAATGATGTGGACAAAGGCAGAGAACACTGCAGCCAACAGCTGGTTACCGTAGAACACATTGGCGTGTTTTACTGCGTCACACAACAACCAGTACAAATCCATCAGTTCCCTCAACTTGGTGACACAGGAAGTATCATCTGCAACATCAAATGTGAATGCCAATTATTCAAAAACAGTTTCAGTCACTTCAGAGTCAACAATGTTAAATTCCCTTCCAACAGAGTTACCTTGGATGGCCACAATATTGGTTAAATCGTGGTTCTTCAAAAGTTGACCGAAACTCTTATTAATCACTACCTTTTTGATGGTTTCGTTGACCAGTCTTAATCGTGTGACTATGTTCTGAGTCACGGTAGTGAACTGGATGAACAAGGATGCTGCGACAAAGTACAGAGTCAACACCGGGATATAATACACGAACGTGTTACGTCCTTCGGATTCCAAGAAGGACTCCTGCACCACATTGGTCACACACAGAGTAATCATGTAGGCGACAATTGCAAACACTTTAGGTTTTTCACCGCTTTCACATTTTTGACCGAAATACAGATCTACTTTACCCAAAAGATAACATATCTCGATAAATTTCTTGTAATGCCTGAAAGACATCATGAACACGACTAGAGCCATGATGTTGAGAGATATGACGTCTAACATGACAGCAAATATTGCAGTGTAGCTCGTCATGCGGATCGGATCTCCATATTGTCTCCCGTGGTAGTCTATGTAGAGTGTTATCTGAGACAGACAGGTCTGCAATATAATGACAACCCAACCCCACACACACACTGTGAAAGAGAATGTGATTTCTTTCCCACCACTAGAGTCATTTTTGTACTTCAGAGGCAAGCCTCCAAAGATCTGGCCGAACAGAATTACTTCCTTTGCTATAACTTGCATTTTATCCATATAATAGTGTTCCAGCCCTGTAATGAACATCAGTTACTCCTTCAGGGACGATTTGTTTTCATTAATCACGTCGAATAGAATGGTTGTCATTTTGTCAATACTCTTTAAAGATTGTCA
This Homalodisca vitripennis isolate AUS2020 chromosome 3, UT_GWSS_2.1, whole genome shotgun sequence DNA region includes the following protein-coding sequences:
- the LOC124358174 gene encoding uncharacterized protein LOC124358174 translates to MQVIAKEVILFGQIFGGLPLKYKNDSSGGKEITFSFTVCVWGWVVIILQTCLSQITLYIDYHGRQYGDPIRMTSYTAIFAVMLDVISLNIMALVVFMMSFRHYKKFIEICYLLGKVDLYFGQKCESGEKPKVFAIVAYMITLCVTNVVQESFLESEGRNTFVYYIPVLTLYFVAASLFIQFTTVTQNIVTRLRLVNETIKKVVINKSFGQLLKNHDLTNIVAIQDDTSCVTKLRELMDLYWLLCDAVKHANVFYGNQLLAAVFSAFVHIIITLYYLFLHLRPGQASFLVMQGVWAITHISHLVLLVRPSTDVTDAANETAPMICRLLNRDLSKNIRKQIASSVTTYLVILIQFQSNPASVTLFDRVNRITQ